A genomic window from Acinetobacter chinensis includes:
- the rpsK gene encoding 30S ribosomal protein S11 encodes MAKDTRTRKKVTRTVSEGVAHIHASFNNTIVTITDRQGNALAWATSGGQGFRGSRKSTPFAAQVAAEVAGKAALDYGLKNLDVLVKGPGPGRESAVRALGAVGYKINSITDVTPIPHNGCRPPKKRRV; translated from the coding sequence ATGGCTAAAGATACTCGCACACGCAAGAAGGTCACCCGTACCGTCTCTGAAGGTGTTGCACACATTCACGCTTCTTTTAATAACACCATTGTTACGATTACCGATCGTCAAGGTAATGCATTGGCTTGGGCTACCTCCGGTGGACAAGGCTTCCGTGGATCACGTAAATCAACACCGTTTGCTGCTCAGGTAGCTGCTGAAGTTGCTGGTAAAGCTGCTTTGGATTACGGTTTGAAAAACCTGGATGTCCTTGTAAAAGGTCCTGGTCCAGGTCGTGAATCTGCGGTTCGTGCATTAGGTGCAGTGGGTTATAAAATTAACAGCATTACCGACGTGACGCCAATCCCGCACAACGGTTGCCGTCCACCTAAAAAACGTCGCGTGTAA
- the rpsD gene encoding 30S ribosomal protein S4: protein MARYIGPKCKLSRREGTDLQLKSGVKPFDVKTKKHAKAPGQHGGARGGKQSEYSLQLREKQKVRRMYGVLERQFSNYYKEAARVKGATGENLLKLLESRLDNVVYRMGFGSTRAEARQLVSHRSITLNGRRVNIASIQVKAGDVIAVHEGAKQQLRIKNAVELAAQRGIPSWMEIDHSKLEGTFKAAPDRSDLPAEINESLIVELYSK from the coding sequence ATGGCTCGTTATATTGGTCCAAAATGCAAACTCTCTCGCCGCGAAGGGACAGACCTGCAATTAAAATCTGGCGTTAAACCATTTGACGTCAAAACTAAAAAACATGCTAAAGCTCCTGGCCAACATGGCGGAGCTCGTGGTGGTAAGCAATCTGAGTACTCACTACAATTACGTGAAAAACAAAAAGTACGTCGTATGTACGGTGTTTTAGAGCGTCAGTTTAGTAATTACTACAAAGAAGCTGCTCGTGTGAAAGGCGCAACTGGTGAAAACCTGTTGAAATTGCTTGAAAGCCGTCTGGATAACGTTGTTTATCGCATGGGTTTTGGTTCTACACGTGCAGAAGCTCGTCAGCTTGTATCTCACCGCTCAATCACTTTGAATGGCCGTCGTGTTAACATCGCGTCTATTCAGGTTAAAGCTGGTGATGTAATTGCTGTACATGAAGGTGCTAAACAACAACTGCGTATCAAAAACGCTGTTGAATTAGCTGCACAACGTGGTATTCCTTCTTGGATGGAAATCGACCATTCTAAGCTGGAAGGTACGTTTAAAGCTGCACCTGATCGTTCAGATTTACCTGCTGAAATCAACGAAAGCTTGATTGTAGAATTGTATTCTAAATAA
- a CDS encoding acyl-CoA dehydrogenase family protein: MQSGAIRPLANMLPRKLFNAEHEAFRETVRKFYEKEVVPNIAKYEAQQHVDRDLWNKAGEMGLLCATMPEEYGGYGVDRRYSMILIEEQAYAMDSSTGFSLHSDIVANYVNNFGNEEQKKYWIPRMVSGETVTAIAMTEPGTGSDLQGVRTTAVLDGDEYVINGSKIFITNGYLCDMAIVVCKTGNSDKGSANLSLIIVEADRAGFSKGKPLNKIGMKGQDTCELFFDNVRVPKENLLGMEGMGFIMLMKELAWERMLVAIICQAGSEAAFAHTLQYTKDRKAFGKPIGAFQNTRFKLAEMRTEIDFCRAYLDRCMELQLEEKLGVDAAAAAKYKISELFSEVVDECLQLHGGYGYMLEYPIARAYIDNRANRIYAGTNEIMKELISRSL, translated from the coding sequence ATGCAGTCTGGTGCAATCCGCCCTTTAGCAAATATGCTGCCTCGCAAATTATTCAATGCTGAACATGAGGCTTTTCGCGAAACAGTACGTAAATTTTATGAAAAAGAAGTCGTTCCCAACATTGCAAAATATGAAGCTCAACAGCATGTAGACCGTGATCTTTGGAACAAAGCCGGGGAAATGGGGCTACTCTGTGCAACCATGCCTGAAGAATATGGTGGCTATGGTGTAGACCGTCGTTACAGCATGATTCTGATTGAAGAACAGGCCTATGCAATGGATTCCTCAACAGGTTTTTCACTTCATTCAGATATTGTCGCCAACTATGTCAATAACTTTGGTAACGAAGAACAGAAAAAATACTGGATTCCTAGAATGGTTTCTGGCGAAACAGTAACTGCGATTGCGATGACTGAACCTGGCACGGGCTCTGACTTACAGGGTGTACGTACCACAGCTGTACTGGATGGTGATGAATATGTCATCAATGGTTCCAAGATCTTCATCACCAATGGTTACTTATGTGACATGGCGATTGTGGTCTGTAAAACAGGTAATTCAGACAAAGGCTCAGCAAACTTATCTTTAATTATTGTTGAAGCAGATCGCGCAGGTTTCAGCAAAGGTAAACCATTGAATAAAATCGGTATGAAAGGACAGGATACCTGCGAACTGTTCTTTGACAATGTCCGTGTTCCGAAAGAAAACCTGCTGGGTATGGAAGGCATGGGCTTTATTATGCTGATGAAAGAACTGGCATGGGAACGCATGCTAGTTGCCATTATCTGTCAGGCGGGTTCTGAGGCTGCATTTGCACATACCCTGCAATATACAAAAGACCGTAAAGCGTTTGGTAAACCAATCGGTGCTTTCCAGAACACCCGCTTCAAACTGGCTGAAATGCGCACTGAAATTGATTTCTGCCGTGCCTATTTAGACCGCTGTATGGAACTGCAACTCGAAGAAAAACTGGGTGTGGATGCTGCTGCTGCCGCTAAATATAAAATTTCAGAACTGTTCTCTGAAGTTGTCGATGAGTGCCTACAGCTGCATGGTGGCTATGGCTATATGCTTGAGTACCCGATCGCCCGCGCTTATATCGACAACCGTGCAAACCGCATTTATGCAGGTACCAATGAAATCATGAAAGAACTGATTTCCCGTTCACTCTAA
- a CDS encoding flavin-containing monooxygenase, translating to MEKQVDILIVGAGISGIGVAAHLSKNSPQRSFEIIERRESFGGTWDLFKYPGIRSDSDMSTFGFNFKPWQKANVLADGASIKGYVAEVVDEFKLKDKIHFNHRVRTANYDSSLKKWVVEIEDPNGKLQTWVANFVVGCTGYYNYDQGYQPDYPGKENFKGEFVNPQFWPENLDYSGKKVVIIGSGATAITLVPAMSKGGAGHVTMLQRSPTYIASIPSVDFVYDKMRKVLPEDVAYKLTRARNIGMQRGIYALAQKQPKLLRKLLLKSIEMQLKGKVDMKHFTPAYNPWDQRLCVVPDGDLFKILRSGKASVETDHIEKITETGIQLKSGKHLDADIIVSATGLEIQILGGIKATIDGKEMNTSHHMLYQGVMVSDVPNMAMIIGYINASWTLKVDIAGEYISRLVNYMDKKGFDEVIPQGDATELMEDTVMGSLSSGYIARAANVMPKQGKHAPWKVTNNYLADRKELKNAKFDDGVLKFHKREAQSAKKPKLVS from the coding sequence ATGGAAAAGCAAGTTGATATTCTGATTGTTGGTGCTGGTATTTCTGGTATTGGTGTAGCCGCGCATCTTTCAAAAAACTCACCACAACGTTCATTTGAAATTATTGAGCGCCGGGAAAGCTTTGGGGGCACCTGGGACTTATTTAAATATCCAGGCATCCGTTCTGATTCTGATATGTCTACTTTTGGTTTTAATTTTAAACCTTGGCAAAAAGCAAACGTTCTTGCAGATGGTGCATCAATCAAAGGCTATGTTGCTGAAGTTGTTGATGAATTTAAGCTTAAAGATAAGATTCACTTTAATCATCGGGTCCGCACTGCAAACTATGATTCATCCTTAAAGAAATGGGTTGTAGAAATTGAAGATCCGAATGGTAAGTTACAGACCTGGGTTGCCAATTTTGTGGTCGGTTGTACCGGTTATTATAATTATGATCAGGGTTATCAGCCTGATTATCCAGGAAAAGAAAACTTTAAAGGTGAGTTTGTCAATCCACAGTTCTGGCCTGAAAATTTAGATTATTCGGGTAAGAAGGTAGTGATTATTGGCAGTGGTGCAACAGCAATTACCCTGGTTCCTGCAATGTCCAAAGGTGGTGCAGGGCATGTGACCATGTTACAGCGCTCGCCGACTTATATTGCGTCCATTCCATCTGTTGATTTTGTGTATGACAAAATGCGTAAGGTACTTCCTGAAGATGTTGCGTATAAACTTACACGAGCACGTAATATCGGTATGCAGCGCGGTATCTATGCTTTAGCTCAGAAGCAACCGAAGCTTCTGCGTAAACTGCTTTTAAAATCAATTGAAATGCAGTTGAAAGGCAAAGTGGATATGAAGCACTTTACACCCGCTTACAACCCGTGGGATCAGCGTTTATGTGTTGTACCTGATGGTGATTTATTTAAAATTCTACGCTCAGGTAAGGCGAGTGTTGAAACAGATCATATTGAGAAAATTACTGAGACCGGTATTCAGCTGAAATCAGGTAAACATCTGGATGCGGATATTATTGTGTCTGCAACAGGTCTTGAGATCCAGATTCTGGGTGGTATTAAAGCCACGATTGATGGTAAAGAAATGAATACTTCACATCATATGCTGTATCAGGGTGTGATGGTCAGTGATGTGCCTAATATGGCGATGATCATTGGTTACATCAATGCTTCCTGGACACTCAAGGTGGATATCGCAGGTGAATATATCAGCCGTCTTGTGAATTACATGGATAAGAAAGGTTTTGATGAGGTGATTCCACAAGGGGATGCAACTGAGTTAATGGAAGATACGGTCATGGGCAGTTTATCTTCAGGCTATATTGCCCGTGCTGCGAATGTCATGCCGAAACAGGGTAAACATGCACCATGGAAAGTGACCAATAACTACCTTGCAGACCGTAAAGAGCTTAAAAATGCTAAGTTTGATGATGGTGTACTGAAGTTTCATAAACGTGAGGCTCAGTCTGCAAAAAAGCCTAAACTGGTTTCTTAA
- the rrtA gene encoding rhombosortase: MQDRFLITRIVFIAVFMSLSACLQVFANVFIYWREALLHDFWRLWTAHWVHVGWVHFVLNMLAFMCLPFIFPRAQVRHFIALLLLLPPCISLCFYYFLTDISAYAGLSGVLHGAYVTVACIHLLYPRERNFAALVLLLVLGKLLWENSFGSMGTAELIGSPVLVEAHLLGVIWGMIFAVVYVIHMYVTDK; this comes from the coding sequence ATGCAGGACCGATTTTTGATTACAAGAATTGTGTTTATCGCAGTGTTTATGTCCCTTTCTGCGTGTTTACAGGTCTTTGCCAATGTATTTATTTACTGGCGTGAGGCACTGCTGCACGATTTCTGGCGATTATGGACAGCACACTGGGTACATGTCGGCTGGGTGCATTTTGTCCTGAACATGCTGGCATTTATGTGTTTGCCTTTTATATTTCCAAGGGCTCAGGTCAGGCATTTTATTGCTTTACTGCTGCTGTTACCACCATGTATCAGTCTGTGTTTTTATTATTTTCTGACGGATATCAGTGCTTATGCAGGACTGTCAGGCGTATTGCATGGAGCATATGTGACGGTAGCCTGTATACATCTGCTTTATCCGCGGGAGAGAAATTTTGCTGCCCTGGTGCTGCTGCTGGTTCTGGGGAAACTGCTCTGGGAAAACAGTTTTGGCAGTATGGGAACAGCTGAACTGATTGGAAGTCCGGTACTGGTTGAAGCACATTTGCTGGGTGTGATCTGGGGAATGATTTTTGCTGTTGTTTATGTGATTCACATGTATGTGACGGATAAGTGA
- a CDS encoding DNA-directed RNA polymerase subunit alpha → MTRTANEFLTPQAIKVEAASGTSAKVILEPLERGFGHTLGNALRRILLSSLPGAAVVEVEIEGVEHEYSTLEGLQQDIVELLLNLKGLSIKLFDQNEAYLTLEKQGPGDVTAADLRLPHNVEVVNPEHLIGTLSASGSLKMRLKVAQGRGYETSDSRFPEGETRPVGRLQLDASYSPIKRVSYTVENARVEQRTDLDKLVIDLETNGTVDPEEAIRKAATILQQQIAIFVDLQKDQAPVAQEPREEVDPILLRPVDDLELTVRSANCLKAENIYYIGDLVQRTEVELLKTPNLGKKSLTEIKDVLASKGLQLGMRLENWPPASLRMDDRFAYRSR, encoded by the coding sequence ATGACGCGTACTGCAAATGAGTTTCTAACTCCGCAAGCGATCAAGGTCGAAGCGGCAAGCGGGACCTCGGCAAAAGTTATTCTGGAACCGTTAGAGCGTGGCTTTGGTCATACTCTTGGTAATGCTTTACGTCGCATCCTTCTTTCTTCTTTACCTGGCGCTGCTGTGGTTGAAGTTGAGATTGAAGGTGTCGAGCACGAGTACAGTACTTTAGAAGGCTTGCAGCAGGACATCGTCGAGCTCTTGCTGAACCTGAAAGGATTGTCTATTAAGCTGTTCGATCAAAACGAAGCATATTTGACATTGGAAAAACAGGGTCCTGGCGACGTAACTGCTGCTGACCTTCGTTTACCACATAATGTTGAAGTGGTTAACCCTGAACATCTGATCGGTACTCTAAGTGCTTCAGGTTCGCTGAAAATGCGCCTGAAAGTTGCTCAGGGTCGCGGTTATGAAACATCTGATTCTCGATTCCCGGAAGGCGAAACCCGTCCAGTGGGTCGTTTACAGCTTGATGCTTCATACAGCCCGATCAAGCGTGTGTCTTACACAGTTGAAAATGCTCGTGTAGAACAGCGTACGGATCTTGATAAACTTGTAATTGATCTTGAAACCAACGGTACTGTTGATCCGGAAGAAGCGATCCGTAAAGCTGCAACTATTTTGCAGCAGCAGATTGCGATCTTTGTTGATCTTCAGAAAGATCAGGCACCTGTAGCTCAGGAACCTCGTGAAGAAGTTGATCCAATCTTGCTTCGTCCAGTTGATGATCTAGAGCTTACTGTTCGTTCTGCTAACTGTTTGAAAGCAGAAAATATTTACTACATTGGTGATCTGGTACAGCGTACTGAGGTTGAGTTACTTAAAACTCCTAACCTGGGTAAAAAATCGCTTACTGAGATCAAAGATGTTCTGGCTTCGAAGGGCTTACAGCTCGGCATGCGTTTAGAGAACTGGCCACCAGCCAGCCTCCGCATGGACGATCGTTTTGCCTATCGTAGCCGTTAA
- a CDS encoding FAD assembly factor SdhE, producing MSEEISLEERKVIYRARRGLKEIDVYFDPYVKNYYLQADAEEKAVFGELVDQEDPDLLDWFMEVSEPPRPEMKTLIQKLKHYVHG from the coding sequence ATGAGCGAAGAAATCAGCCTGGAAGAAAGAAAGGTCATTTACCGTGCCCGCAGAGGACTGAAGGAAATTGATGTTTATTTTGATCCCTATGTAAAAAATTATTATCTTCAGGCAGATGCAGAAGAAAAAGCTGTTTTTGGTGAACTGGTGGATCAGGAAGACCCTGACTTACTTGACTGGTTTATGGAAGTTTCAGAACCTCCCCGTCCAGAAATGAAAACGCTGATCCAGAAGCTGAAACATTACGTTCATGGCTGA
- the rplQ gene encoding 50S ribosomal protein L17 gives MRHRNSGVKLGRTSSHRKAMFQNMANSLFEHELIKTTVPKAKELRRVAEPLITLAKVDSVANRRLAFARTRSAATVGKLFTVLGPRYKERNGGYLRVLKAGFRAGDAAPMAYVELVDREVK, from the coding sequence ATGCGTCATCGTAATAGTGGTGTGAAATTAGGCCGTACAAGCAGTCATCGTAAAGCGATGTTCCAAAACATGGCTAATTCTTTGTTCGAACACGAGTTAATTAAAACTACTGTTCCTAAAGCAAAAGAATTACGTCGTGTTGCTGAGCCTTTAATCACTTTAGCTAAAGTCGATTCTGTAGCAAACCGTCGTCTGGCATTTGCTCGTACTCGCTCAGCTGCAACTGTTGGTAAATTATTTACCGTTCTTGGCCCTCGTTACAAAGAACGTAACGGCGGTTATCTACGTGTTCTTAAAGCGGGCTTCCGTGCAGGTGATGCTGCACCGATGGCTTACGTTGAGCTTGTAGATCGCGAAGTTAAATAA